The Astyanax mexicanus isolate ESR-SI-001 chromosome 24, AstMex3_surface, whole genome shotgun sequence genome has a segment encoding these proteins:
- the LOC103023171 gene encoding PAK4-inhibitor INKA2 isoform X1: MDTCLRRLRQELLSMKEAGDGLHAQMTSMMGALQELKLLQVQTALEQLEISGKSSCVTQAPAKPSNPAPDLEEQRRQLSRTPSQEDQGQLPHPHPSSIGTSPSTSSLESESTPLPRRISGYTAPQVEYCGPKVCQPPMEYHHDQTQPAHVSQVDLSGILYSLSREGPSLDSDYTEDSLDDSSDWTSSLMSRSRNRQPLVLGDNVLADLVGNWLDLPELEKDCDEGERGLSRPDSPAHPLHPSRSQEFCKKFSLTSNFFKKFLRSVRPDREKLLKEKPGWMPPGHDPQAELLKRPKKAGKTKGSFYLPFWAGGQQAKGRPCPQPVEERSQFLGLYIDRRPTEPVEKVQPLFDYNTAVWV, encoded by the coding sequence CTCTCTATGAAGGAGGCTGGTGATGGTCTTCATGCTCAGATGACCTCGATGATGGGAGCTCTGCAAGAACTCAAACTTCTTCAAGTCCAAACCGCACTTGAGCAGCTAGAGATCTCTGGAAAGTCGAGCTGCGTGACTCAGGCTCCAGCCAAACCGTCTAATCCTGCCCCTGACCTTGAGGAGCAGCGACGTCAGCTTTCTCGAACCCCCAGCCAAGAAGATCAAGGACAGCTTCCGCATCCCCATCCCAGCAGCATTGGGACTTCGCCCTCGACCTCCAGCTTAGAGAGCGAGAGCACGCCTTTGCCTAGGAGAATCTCAGGATACACTGCACCACAAGTGGAATACTGTGGCCCGAAGGTGTGCCAGCCCCCCATGGAGTACCACCATGACCAGACCCAACCTGCACATGTGTCCCAAGTGGATCTGTCTGGGATTCTCTACAGCCTCTCACGAGAGGGACCTTCCCTGGACAGTGACTACACAGAGGACAGCTTGGACGACTCCAGCGACTGGACCTCCTCACTTATGAGCCGCAGTCGCAACCGCCAGCCTCTAGTGTTGGGCGACAACGTGCTTGCTGACCTTGTTGGCAACTGGCTGGACCTTCCAGAGCTGGAAAAAGACTGCGACGAAGGAGAGAGAGGACTTAGTAGACCGGACTCTCCAGCTCATCCGCTTCACCCGAGTCGATCACAAGAGTTCTGCAAAAAGTTTTCACTGACCAGTAACTTCTTCAAGAAGTTCCTGCGCAGTGTGAGACCTGACCGGGAGAAGTTGTTGAAGGAGAAACCTGGATGGATGCCACCAGGTCACGATCCACAGGCTGAGCTATTGAAGAGACCCAAGAAAGCAGGCAAAACCAAGGGCAGTTTCTACTTGCCGTTTTGGGCAGGGGGACAGCAGGCAAAGGGTAGGCCTTGCCCTCAGCCAGTAGAGGAAAGGAGCCAGTTCCTAGGACTTTACATTGACAGGAGGCCTACAGAACCAGTGGAGAAGGTCCAGCCACTGTTTGACTACAATACAGCTGTTTGGGTTTAG
- the LOC103023171 gene encoding PAK4-inhibitor INKA2 isoform X2, whose amino-acid sequence MKEAGDGLHAQMTSMMGALQELKLLQVQTALEQLEISGKSSCVTQAPAKPSNPAPDLEEQRRQLSRTPSQEDQGQLPHPHPSSIGTSPSTSSLESESTPLPRRISGYTAPQVEYCGPKVCQPPMEYHHDQTQPAHVSQVDLSGILYSLSREGPSLDSDYTEDSLDDSSDWTSSLMSRSRNRQPLVLGDNVLADLVGNWLDLPELEKDCDEGERGLSRPDSPAHPLHPSRSQEFCKKFSLTSNFFKKFLRSVRPDREKLLKEKPGWMPPGHDPQAELLKRPKKAGKTKGSFYLPFWAGGQQAKGRPCPQPVEERSQFLGLYIDRRPTEPVEKVQPLFDYNTAVWV is encoded by the coding sequence ATGAAGGAGGCTGGTGATGGTCTTCATGCTCAGATGACCTCGATGATGGGAGCTCTGCAAGAACTCAAACTTCTTCAAGTCCAAACCGCACTTGAGCAGCTAGAGATCTCTGGAAAGTCGAGCTGCGTGACTCAGGCTCCAGCCAAACCGTCTAATCCTGCCCCTGACCTTGAGGAGCAGCGACGTCAGCTTTCTCGAACCCCCAGCCAAGAAGATCAAGGACAGCTTCCGCATCCCCATCCCAGCAGCATTGGGACTTCGCCCTCGACCTCCAGCTTAGAGAGCGAGAGCACGCCTTTGCCTAGGAGAATCTCAGGATACACTGCACCACAAGTGGAATACTGTGGCCCGAAGGTGTGCCAGCCCCCCATGGAGTACCACCATGACCAGACCCAACCTGCACATGTGTCCCAAGTGGATCTGTCTGGGATTCTCTACAGCCTCTCACGAGAGGGACCTTCCCTGGACAGTGACTACACAGAGGACAGCTTGGACGACTCCAGCGACTGGACCTCCTCACTTATGAGCCGCAGTCGCAACCGCCAGCCTCTAGTGTTGGGCGACAACGTGCTTGCTGACCTTGTTGGCAACTGGCTGGACCTTCCAGAGCTGGAAAAAGACTGCGACGAAGGAGAGAGAGGACTTAGTAGACCGGACTCTCCAGCTCATCCGCTTCACCCGAGTCGATCACAAGAGTTCTGCAAAAAGTTTTCACTGACCAGTAACTTCTTCAAGAAGTTCCTGCGCAGTGTGAGACCTGACCGGGAGAAGTTGTTGAAGGAGAAACCTGGATGGATGCCACCAGGTCACGATCCACAGGCTGAGCTATTGAAGAGACCCAAGAAAGCAGGCAAAACCAAGGGCAGTTTCTACTTGCCGTTTTGGGCAGGGGGACAGCAGGCAAAGGGTAGGCCTTGCCCTCAGCCAGTAGAGGAAAGGAGCCAGTTCCTAGGACTTTACATTGACAGGAGGCCTACAGAACCAGTGGAGAAGGTCCAGCCACTGTTTGACTACAATACAGCTGTTTGGGTTTAG